The DNA segment ataataataatgataataatagcagtagcagcagcacagcagcagcaacagcagtagtagtggtgaaggaaaatgaattttatttattgtcatttttctttttttttgtcttgttctttttatatatCAGTTCGTTCTGTCTGATAGTTTTTTTTGGCatggatgtatttttttttattatattctgcTCGGTAGTCATCTTAGGTTGATACGAGTGTTTGTGATGAGTTCTGGTGCCATATCAAGCGTGACGATGGAACGTTGCGTTGACAGAACCGAGCAGTATATTTGCATGAGCGTCCTTCGGTACTCTTGGCTCATTGAACAGTAGAGTACAAAGTTTATAGCGTTATTTATTAAAGCTACAATGTCCATTAAATCTCCGAGCGGAGTATAGTAATCCCCGAAGAATCTTTCTAGAGTGGCGCTCAGTATGAGCAGGATAGCCTGAGGTAGTTCCGTGACAATGAACAGAATCACTACAACAAGCAGCATCCGTGTGGTGCGAGAATGGTCCAGTATACGTGGCTGACTATTGGCCGGAGCCAGACTGGACAAGCGGCGCTTGTTTTTTAGCTTTGCCTTTAAAGTTCGTAACAGAAGCCCGCCGTAAACGATCATGAGAATACACGGTAAAAGCTTGGCCAAGATGCTGTACAACCACAGGTTGACTAGAAACGATCGGTCCGTGTTAGCTTTAATGCTTTTCAAAACATAATAGGACTCGTCTTTTAAAATCAAATCGTATGATATGTAGTTCGGTACGAGAAGAAGAGCCGCCGACACGTAAGTCAGGCAAACGCTAATACGAGCACGAATAATCCTGCGCATGCGTGTTAGATTTCCTTTCGCTGGAGACTGTATGTGACGGTAGCGGAATATTGCGAGCAGAACACCCAACCAGACGGAAACCGTGTGCGTTGTGGTTGTGAAGTTGAtgtgaaatattagaaattgcaTCCATCCGAATGTGTTGCGGTGAGGATTTGGATTCGGGTACTTGCAGTAAAAATGCCAAGAAAAGGGCAGGTAACTGGCCATAGTTAGTATATCTGCCACTGCTAATGAGGTGAGGATCAAATTGACTGGAGTGCGCATGTGCTTTCTGGTCAGAACCGTTATATTGATAATGTTGGTTACTATTCCAAAGAAACATACGACTAGGCTGAGGTAACCGTGGTATTTCGCGTACTCGGTGCTGAATTGGTAGAGAAAGCTTCCATTTCTTGTATCCACTGAATCGTTCATTGTGACTACTTCAGTTCCTTGAAATGAAAATTGGCgcaaacatacaaataattaaatatatttaattaacaaatacatacatatatgcatagatagatatactagatagatacacacacacacacacacacacacacacacacacacacacacacatacatatatatgtggtatcaaaaagttcccggactagttctgtagcgcgccaacagatggcagcacacggttgtgtgtgcagtgagagctagcagtggctTTCATGAGGCAGTATGCCGAGTGACATTGccgtgtttacttcgcaagttgagaaatttataattttgtgatcacgtgtatgctgtagtctgcaatttttgtcatggacaggaagctggaataaagagccaacgtgaaattttgcgttaaactcgaaaagtctgctacaaagacattgagcatgcttcgacaAGCTTACGTTGAAGAGGCAATGGGTCGGGGCGCTTCAAAAGACACGACAATCGAGATAATGCTCATCGTGTTTTTCGACATCTGCAGTATTGTGCATCGCAAATTCATCACCCAGAGAcacacctatttatttactacccacagggggctaaatacagagaggacaaccaaggacagacataggtattaagtcgattatatcgaccccagtgcgtaactggtacttatttaatcgaccccgaaaggatgaaaggcaaagtcgacctcggcggaatttgaactcagaacgtaacggcagacgaaatacctatttatttacaacccacagggggctaaacacagagaggacaaacaaggacagacataggtattaagtcgattatatcgacccccgtgcgtaactggtacttatttaatcgaccccgaaagaatgaaaggcaaagtcgacctcggcggaatttgaactcagaacgtaacggcagacgaaataccgctaaagcatttcgcctggtgcgctatcgtttctgccagcacacacCGTCAACCAAGAGTTCTACCGCAACGTTTCGAAGCGTTTGAGGGACGACATTCGGCGAAAGTGACCGGATCTGTGGggtgcgaagaattggattcttcacgacgacaatacaccctgtcaccgagctctcctcactcgtggtATCGCTTCTGCATCTGCCCTAATCGatagatttagcacctgcggacttcTATCTCTTCCCCCAAGAggaaaatgctgctgaaaggtcaccgttttaactCCGTTGTCGAAATCTAGAGAGactcgcagaaggtcctcgactcgattacagaaaatgacttccagacCAGATTCCAAATGTGGCAGGAACGCCGGAACCGCTGTATTTAAAAGATGTGACTATTTAAAATATGTTATGATAAAGCTTAGATAAATAAGTTACTTTCTATTAAACATAACGAGTCTGGGAACCttctgatacctatttctttattacccacaagaggttaaacacagaggggacaaacaaggacagacataggtattaagtcgattacatccaccccagtgcgtaactggtacttaatttatcgaccccgaaaggatgaaaggcaaagtcgacctcggcggaatttgaactcacaacgtaacgcagacgaaataccgctaagcatttcgcccggcgtgctaacgtttctgccagctcgctaccacCTCGTACATACAGGatgggccaaaagtcacgcaccaaaacaattgacattttatttatattacgttataataataataataataataataataataataataataataataataataataattttgttcatcatgtacaagtatgagtgtatttatcattttttaatgtattttattcaattttagacaaattgaagcatgtctttgacaattccgGAG comes from the Octopus sinensis linkage group LG26, ASM634580v1, whole genome shotgun sequence genome and includes:
- the LOC115224788 gene encoding sex peptide receptor — encoded protein: MNDSVDTRNGSFLYQFSTEYAKYHGYLSLVVCFFGIVTNIINITVLTRKHMRTPVNLILTSLAVADILTMASYLPFSWHFYCKYPNPNPHRNTFGWMQFLIFHINFTTTTHTVSVWLGVLLAIFRYRHIQSPAKGNLTRMRRIIRARISVCLTYVSAALLLVPNYISYDLILKDESYYVLKSIKANTDRSFLVNLWLYSILAKLLPCILMIVYGGLLLRTLKAKLKNKRRLSSLAPANSQPRILDHSRTTRMLLVVVILFIVTELPQAILLILSATLERFFGDYYTPLGDLMDIVALINNAINFVLYCSMSQEYRRTLMQIYCSVLSTQRSIVTLDMAPELITNTRINLR